In Candidatus Nanosynbacter lyticus, one genomic interval encodes:
- a CDS encoding prepilin-type N-terminal cleavage/methylation domain-containing protein, translating into MQHTQHSKENGFTITELVLVMVIIAMVVGVFSQMLVSSNQSASISRARVDINRNLHNSMDAIETDVRQAVRFKASGYDGYDTFAVDRSFSGAGHSWSYMNTPYVNGTNRVLILLQYATTMGHGADSRQIVYLRTPGGDCATKKTQQPKYKKIIIYFLNNGELHRRTIYNDMIDPYGHPYSGSAGNYFCMNNVEANKFKDRAMKVHQDSILATGVSEFEVEYYEGKTKIPDQYDVVKSYPGILDSADNVVVTLKLQSPSKQISESQTLTIRKINNL; encoded by the coding sequence CGAATTAGTATTAGTAATGGTAATTATTGCTATGGTCGTCGGTGTCTTTAGCCAGATGCTGGTCTCGTCAAATCAAAGCGCTTCTATTAGTCGGGCTAGGGTTGATATTAACCGCAATCTTCACAACTCCATGGATGCAATTGAAACTGATGTACGGCAGGCAGTGCGATTTAAAGCCAGTGGCTATGACGGTTATGATACGTTCGCTGTAGATAGGAGTTTTTCTGGAGCTGGGCATAGCTGGAGCTACATGAATACACCATACGTCAACGGGACAAATAGGGTCCTGATATTGCTACAATATGCGACCACTATGGGACATGGTGCAGACTCGAGGCAGATTGTTTATCTAAGAACTCCAGGCGGCGACTGTGCGACTAAGAAGACTCAGCAGCCTAAGTATAAAAAAATAATAATATATTTCTTAAATAACGGAGAATTGCATAGACGTACTATCTATAACGACATGATTGACCCGTATGGACATCCATACTCGGGGTCTGCTGGTAATTATTTCTGTATGAATAATGTAGAGGCTAATAAATTTAAAGACCGAGCCATGAAGGTTCATCAAGATTCAATTTTAGCAACCGGTGTTTCTGAATTCGAAGTTGAGTATTACGAGGGGAAAACGAAAATACCTGATCAATACGATGTAGTTAAAAGCTACCCAGGGATACTTGATTCTGCTGATAATGTAGTAGTTACTTTAAAATTACAGTCGCCAAGTAAACAGATTTCTGAATCACAAACATTAACTATACGAAAGATTAATAACTTATGA